In Flavobacterium sp. 83, the genomic window TTGTTAAGAATAAAATTAGCCATTGCTGCATAGGCTTTATCTGTTCGATACAATGCACCAACTTCAAAATTATTCTGTATTTGCAACATGGTACTGAAATCAACAGAAAATGGTGCAGCAGTAACATATCTAGCCAACACAGATGGTTTTAATACTAATGTACCCGCTGGATTAAGATTAAAATCATAACCACCGCTTAGATAAACTCTAGGTTTGTTGGTTTCTACTGTTGCATATCCATTATCATTTTTTGCATTTTGGATATTTAATAATTTTGGAACCGAAAGCGATACATAGAATTTTTCGCTTTTTAATAAGGCACCTGCACCAAAGTTGGGATTAAAAGTGTGAATGGAACCAAAAGCAGGATCTGCTTCAACTGAATACAGTTCTAATCCAGCTGTATTTAGATTAAAATTAGTACCGCCAGCATTGATACCCAAATACAAATCGGTGCTTTGAGTCATTTTTACTTTATAAGATAAATTAATGTCTACAGCCGTTTGTTTTTCTATAAAAGTAGAAGAATTGACAACAGCGATTCCAAAACCAAGATTATTTGCTATTGGCATTCCAAAAGAAACTGCCTGAGTTTTTGGTGCATTTGCAATTCCGCTCCATTGATTTCTAAGGGAACTTGTAATTACGGTTTGCCCATCAACACCTGCATAAGCAGGATTGATAACATTCATGTGGTATTTGTAAAAAGCGAAAGAGCCTTCTTGTTGGGCAAAAACCGAACTACCAATTAAGAGTAGTGTGGCCGCCAATATATAATGTATTTTTTTCATGTTACTTTTTATTTATAAATTATTTAGCAATGTAAATCCAGCCTTGTTTGTCAATAGAACCATCATTACCTAAATCAATTTGATAGAAATAAGAACCTACAGCTACAATTGAACCGGTGTTTTTGTATTCTCCATTCCAATCATTTTGGTAATCTTTAGAAAAATAGACTTCGGCTCCTGTGCTGTTTAATACGCGAACGGAGGAATTAGGATGATTTATTAAATTATTTATAAACCAAGTGTCATTTTTACCATCTCCATTTGGAGAAAATCCTTCGGCAACATTTATTTCAACTAAATCACATGCATCACCAATACCATCATGGTCAATATCTGCCTGATCTTGATTATATGTTGTAGGACAGTTATCATTTACATCCAAAACACCATCAAAATCATGGTCTTCGTTATAGACTTCGATTGTGAAATTTTTAGTTGTAGCGCCAATTGAATTCGTAGCAGTAACAGTATAGCTGATTGCAGCTGTCTCTACAGTTGGTCTTCCGCTTATGGCTCCTGTACTGGTATTAAAACTCATGCCGGTGGATAAAGAAGGATTGATGCTAAAAGTCGATACCGGATTTGAAGTTACAGTAGGTACTACCGCTTCCATTACTATGTTTATTGGTAACCTAAGGTTTCCTGCATATGTTAAAGCTGTTGGTATTCCCTGTATTTCAATACTAATTGTTTTTGAAGAAAAACCATAGCTATTGGTTGCAGATACTGTGTATACTGTTGCAGATTGAATGCTTGTTGGCGTTCCACTGATAATACCAGTAGTGGCGTCCAATTGAAGTCCTCCAGGTAATGCTGGATTTACAGTATATACAAGATTGCCTAAACCTTCATCTACTGAAGGAACTAAGCTTGTAATAGCTGTATTTGTAACAAAAATAGTAGGGGTACTATAGTTTAATTTACTTGGTGCAGAAGGGATTAAAATGCTATATTCTGCGGTCGTTTTATTAAAAATAATGTTATAAACACCGGCTGTTGGTACAGTTATAGGATTAGCATCAACAACTGCGGTTCCTGATGGAAAGTCTGTTCCTCCCCAATTGTAAGGTAAGGTCCAAGCGTGATCCCCTCTAAATTTTAATGCACCTGGTATTAAAGAAACTCCGTCAAGTGTATAAACAATTCCATTTGAAGTCGTCATATCCGTATCGGTTACCCAGGCTCCTGGGGTAGCATCTCCAAATATACTTATGGTTTGAAATGTGAAACTGTAAACTCCAGTTGTTTTATTAAAAGTGATGTTGTAAATACCTGCTGTTGGTATTGTGATACCATTTGCATCAACAACTGCTGTTCCTGAAGGAAAGTCGGTTCCTCCCCAATTGTAAGGTAACGTCCAAGCATGATCCCCTCTGAATTTTAATGCACCTTGTACCAGAGAAACTCCGTTAATTGTGTAGTGAATGCCATCTATAGTTGCCATGTCAGTATCCGTATTCCATCCGCCAGGAGTCGCATCACCAATTAAACCTACTATAGCATATACTATTTGTGGGGTGGCAAATGAATAAGCTCCAGTTGTTTTATTAAAAGTGATATTATAAATGCCT contains:
- a CDS encoding type IX secretion system membrane protein PorP/SprF — translated: MKKIHYILAATLLLIGSSVFAQQEGSFAFYKYHMNVINPAYAGVDGQTVITSSLRNQWSGIANAPKTQAVSFGMPIANNLGFGIAVVNSSTFIEKQTAVDINLSYKVKMTQSTDLYLGINAGGTNFNLNTAGLELYSVEADPAFGSIHTFNPNFGAGALLKSEKFYVSLSVPKLLNIQNAKNDNGYATVETNKPRVYLSGGYDFNLNPAGTLVLKPSVLARYVTAAPFSVDFSTMLQIQNNFEVGALYRTDKAYAAMANFILNKKFIIGYAYEMSTISTMASAKNTNEILLQYKF
- a CDS encoding gliding motility-associated C-terminal domain-containing protein, which gives rise to MKKKLLFFIICLLTISFANAKKPPLISEEKQNSAFLTISIFGDATPGSWTTDTDMTTTDGTTYTLKGVALIPGALKFRGNHEWTLPYNWGGTAFPSGTAVVDANGITIPTAGNYDITFNITTGVYSFVVSQVSFQVISIFGDATPGAWVTDTDMTTTDGTIYTLNGVSLIPGALKFRGDHAWTLPYNWGGTSFPSGTATVDGSGITVPTAGNYNITFNKTTGVYSFTFQTISIFGDATPGAWVTDTDMTTTDGTIYTLNGVSLIPGALKFRGNHAWTLPYNWGGTDFPTGTAVVDANPIPVPTAGIYNITFNKTTGVYSITIPPVNYQVISIFGDATPGAWVTDTDMTTTDGTIYTLNGVSLVQGALKFRGDHAWTLPYNWGGTAFPSGTAVVDANPITIPTTGIYNITFNKTTGAYSFATPQIVYAIVGLIGDATPGGWNTDTDMATIDGIHYTINGVSLVQGALKFRGDHAWTLPYNWGGTDFPSGTAVVDANGITIPTAGIYNITFNKTTGVYSFTFQTISIFGDATPGAWVTDTDMTTSNGIVYTLDGVSLIPGALKFRGDHAWTLPYNWGGTDFPSGTAVVDANPITVPTAGVYNIIFNKTTAEYSILIPSAPSKLNYSTPTIFVTNTAITSLVPSVDEGLGNLVYTVNPALPGGLQLDATTGIISGTPTSIQSATVYTVSATNSYGFSSKTISIEIQGIPTALTYAGNLRLPINIVMEAVVPTVTSNPVSTFSINPSLSTGMSFNTSTGAISGRPTVETAAISYTVTATNSIGATTKNFTIEVYNEDHDFDGVLDVNDNCPTTYNQDQADIDHDGIGDACDLVEINVAEGFSPNGDGKNDTWFINNLINHPNSSVRVLNSTGAEVYFSKDYQNDWNGEYKNTGSIVAVGSYFYQIDLGNDGSIDKQGWIYIAK